In Wenyingzhuangia fucanilytica, the following are encoded in one genomic region:
- a CDS encoding single-stranded DNA-binding protein has product MNNLRNKVQLIGNLGGTPVIKTFGKDKKVANFSIATTDTYYNNQGERVTDTQWHNLVCWNKTADIVEKYLDKGSQIAIEGKITNDSWEDKEGNKRYTTKIVVNELMMLGNK; this is encoded by the coding sequence ATGAATAATTTAAGAAACAAAGTACAGTTAATTGGAAACTTAGGAGGAACACCTGTAATTAAGACTTTTGGAAAAGACAAAAAAGTAGCTAATTTTTCTATAGCTACCACAGACACTTATTACAACAATCAAGGAGAACGTGTTACAGATACACAATGGCACAATTTAGTTTGTTGGAACAAAACCGCAGATATTGTAGAAAAGTATTTAGACAAAGGAAGTCAAATTGCCATAGAAGGAAAAATAACCAACGATAGCTGGGAAGACAAAGAAGGAAACAAGAGATACACCACTAAAATTGTGGTTAACGAACTAATGATGTTGGGTAACAAATAA